Proteins encoded together in one Triticum dicoccoides isolate Atlit2015 ecotype Zavitan chromosome 7B, WEW_v2.0, whole genome shotgun sequence window:
- the LOC119340054 gene encoding chaperone protein dnaJ 8, chloroplastic-like encodes MNPRSTTRQTHPLQASSNTPFQLHHAVNRRNNTSGSKTPSLPQLRRGSSPSIDLAIDSVSCRACAHSTSMAVAGGGGGMALSLRAPSTSASPAVGRLRRAASSPAVRCGATRERWPAAAPYRVLEEDHYRTLRLQPGASRGEVKKAFHRLALQYHPDVVRQDDGIDFERINAAYQKVMSNMREAEATLEYWRRRYGLADEDLDRYRHYLNEEDEDDWFSDF; translated from the coding sequence ATGAACCCACGCTCCACCACGCGGCAGACACATCCGCTCCAGGCCTCCAGCAATACACCATTCCAGCTCCACCACGCGGTCAACAGACGAAACAACACATCCGGATCCAAAACTCCCAGCCTCCCACAGCTCCGCCGCGGCTCATCCCCGTCGATCGACCTTGCGATCGATTCCGTTTCTTGCCGCGCGTGCGCGCACAGCACATCCATGgctgtcgccggaggaggaggaggaatggcgCTGAGCCTGCGGGCGCCGTCGACCTCGGCGTCGCCGGCGGTGGGGCGGCTGCGTAGGGCGGCGTCGTCGCCGGCGGTGAGGTGCGGGGCGACGCGGGAAAGGTGGCCGGCGGCGGCCCCGTACAGGGTGCTGGAGGAGGACCACTACCGCACTCTGAGGCTGCAGCCGGGGGCATCCAGGGGCGAGGTCAAGAAGGCCTTCCACCGCCTCGCGCTGCAGTACCACCCGGACGTCGTGCGCCAAGACGACGGCATCGACTTCGAGCGGATCAACGCGGCGTACCAGAAAGTGATGAGCAACATGCGGGAGGCGGAGGCGACGCTCGAGTACTGGCGCCGCCGCTACGGCCTCGCCGACGAGGACCTCGACCGCTACCGCCACTACCTcaacgaggaggacgaggacgactgGTTCTCCGACTTCTGA